One genomic window of Mustela lutreola isolate mMusLut2 chromosome 14, mMusLut2.pri, whole genome shotgun sequence includes the following:
- the LOC131814936 gene encoding LOW QUALITY PROTEIN: Golgi-associated RAB2 interactor protein 4-like (The sequence of the model RefSeq protein was modified relative to this genomic sequence to represent the inferred CDS: deleted 2 bases in 1 codon), with amino-acid sequence MESLTPYHTAHSASRVGMFNTAMGKLQRQLRKGEYDLFKYAPMLESDFVQVTKRGEVVDVHNRIRMMTVGIASTSPSLPLPDVLLLARPATGCEQYSDQGHATKGKGRKASTTLELTRLLPLKFVRLSVHDREKQMLRLKFATGRSCYLRLSPPLDAQEDLFPYWESIIQVLRPPPVPTHSRTDAARAEDMLDMPLLEDDDGRNAAGADVQIIDQDQVSVRSLPEGSEVAGATSAAFAGGEQTIQAPPKTNSLPTFAAPNCPGLSRESAAGATSEAAAAGEAAAAAAVAAAGTAAEFAAGEAGRCLAFAGPGAAGKPAGEAARDASEGQLLWDAPSSAGSGEPAGRPPRKRREEERAPRTSRHRRAADSRRKARGHKIAPADSSRSLGSHRAAREHKEDKGRSSPARGRRAPDEGISHAPSAKDSGTSHKSGRSLSGGSSGSGTKMLGRIRRFLRNLRVSLTARRAASPHRRDVPMGEKTADTSGVVWRPSPRRRRAARAWRAQGAGHLRSWGDGTS; translated from the exons ATGGAGTCTCTGACGCCTTATCACACCGCCCACAGCGCCTCCAGGGTGGGCATGTTCAACACCGCCATGGGGAAACTCCAGCGACAACTGCGTAAGGGCGAATATGACCTGTTTAAGTACGCACCCATGCTCGAAAGCGACTTTGTGCAGGTCACCAAAAGAGGGGAAGTCGTCGACGTGCACAACCGAATCCGAATGATGACCGTGGGCATCGCATccaccagccccagcctcccGCTCCCAGATGTCCTGCTGCTGGCCCGCCCGGCCACCGGCTGTGAACAGTACTCCGACCAGGGCCACGCCACCAAGGGAAAAGGCCGCAAGGCTTCCACCACCCTGGAGCTCACCAGGCTCCTTCCCTTGAAGTTTGTGAGGCTTTCTGTTCACGACCGGGAAAAACAAATGCTTCGCCTCAAATTCGCCACCGGCCGCTCCTGCTACCTGCGGCTGAGCCCCCCACTGGATGCACAGGAAGACCTCTTCCCCTACTGGGAGAGCATTATCCAGGTACTGAGGCCGCCGCCGGTGCCCACTCACAGCAGAACCGACGCCGCTCGAGCAGAGGACATGCTGGACATGCCTCTGCTGGAGGACGACGACGGCAGGAACGCAGCAGGCGCAGATGTCCAAATAATCGATCAGGACCAGGTCAGTGTCCGGAGCCTCCCCGAGGGCTCTGAGGTGGCCGGGGCCACCTCTGCAGCTTTTGCTGGCGGGGAACAGACCATCCAGGCCCCCCCAAAAACCAACAGCCTGCCCACCTTCGCTGCCCCCAACTGCCCGGGGCTCTCCAGGGAGTCGGCAGCAGGGGCCACGTCCGAGGCGGCGGCCGCCGGGGAGGCCGCGGCAGCCGCGGCAGTGGCGGCGGCAGGGACAGCAGCAGAGTTCGCAGCGGGGGAGGCCGGCAGATGCCTGGCGTTCGCCGGGCCCGGAGCTGCCGGCAAGCCTGCGGGAGAAGCCGCTCGGGACGCGTCGGAAGGCCAGCTCCTCTGGGACGCGCCGAGCTCGGCGGGCAGTGGGGAGCCGGCGGGAAGGCCGCCCCGCAAGCGCCGGGAGGAGGAGCGAGCCCCCCGCACTTCCCGCCACCGCAGGGCCGCCGACAGCCGCCGCAAGGCCCGGGGGCACAAGATCGCCCCGGCGGACTCCAGCCGCTCCTTAGGCAGCCACAGAGCCGCGCGGGAGCACAAGGAGGACAAGGGCCGCAGCAGCCCGGCGCGCGGCAGGCGCGCCCCCGACGAAGGCATCAGCCACGCCCCCAGCGCCAAGGACTCCGGGACCTCCCACAAGTCGGGGCGGAGCCTCTCCGGCGGCAGCTCGGGCTCAGGCACCAAGATGCTGGGCAGGATCCGCAGGTTCCTGAGGAACCTGAGAGTCAGCCTCACTGCC AGGCGCGCGGCCTCCCCACACCGCAGAGACGTGCCCATGGGGGAGAAGACTGCGGACACGAGCGGTGTGGTGTGGAGGCCATCGCCCAGGCGGCGGCGAGCAGCCAGGGCTTGGAGAGCGCAGGGAGCCGGACATCTGAGGTCATGGGGGGATGGAACTTCCTAG